The following proteins are encoded in a genomic region of Porphyrobacter sp. CACIAM 03H1:
- a CDS encoding autotransporter-associated beta strand repeat-containing protein, with protein MSWDIPTSSNTLQIGNGGTTGSLGTGNIVNNAALVFNRSNDATFGNLISGSGSLTKRGGGTLTLTGNLSQGSVQIDGGTLALSGTNTFTGGITVAGGTLRLASNGAAGGATGVIRTTGSVIDYANGVNMATPIVLNSSTTQLQVLSGSATQSGVISEIGGARPLEKIGAGNLRLTAANTYSGLTTVSAGTLTITNSGALGTAAGGTTVNSGATLEFNGAGVGIGDALTISGTGNGGIGALRFTYSGSPTFDTAVFNNVVSLAANATITFTDRTFLNSIGGFQLGSSTLTVVSEGAGNSTIRMTGAISGTGGIIQEGNGLLELIGNNTFTGPVTVNGGDLLLEFGAAVADSVAISMAAGTRLFVVGSETIGSLSGAGALRLSSNGTLTTGGNNASTTLSGNVSGNGSITKVGTGTFTLTGANSAVGTTTISGGTLQIGNGGTTGSLCTGNVVNNAALVFNRSNDLTVGNIISGTGTLTKQGAGVLTLTGANTYTGTTTINDGTLVIGTGGRLGSGNVVNNSLLTFNSADAITVANTISGTGRVFQTGSGTLTLTGDNSYALGTLLSAGNLVVGSNTALGTGLLTTLGGTLQLGIETTPGVSAGPITLGNRIELLGNTIVDLVGDTAGVNAFTGLYDSAGTSATLNGVISGTGRMTFVGAGTLTLNGNNTLSGGMSFGQALVQIGHANAFGTGSVVLESTAGLRNTSGGALTIGNNIAATGIGNTIGGTADLTLLGNLSGNGVLSKVQGGTLSINGDVNDFVGGLIINGGTVLVNGTMGNAGAAVVVGSGGTLGGTGTIAGSVNVNSGGTLAAGQSPGTITIGTLTLNAGSNTIFELAQAGVAGGPNNDLIRVTGNLALNGGSISIVRGVGFGAGQYTLFEFGSQSGLLGNLTLNPLGGGFAGSLALGANTVLMNVAGAADQVHWNGSTLAPTGAIVGGSGTWDLTSSNFSNATGTVSGPWAGNGALAIFGGATGGTVTIAADTVLSPSGLRFQTNGYVIAGASAGSGLALAGPTGIETTAGSGATIAVGISGAGSLTKTGPGTLTLTGANTYAGNTSVVGGTLQIGNGGTSGTLGGGNVLNDGALVFNRANDITVANVISGSGTLTKLGAGTLTLSGANTYTGSTTVAAGTLQILAGGSLASGVINSANLTNAGTISGFVVNSGVLGSTGVLGRGLANNATGSAFVSGQLIGTVINAGSITLTGTTTGIADVSQNGGTFNLNGFDTTIQSLAGSGGTLALGSATLTITGTGFPSNTFDGTITGTGSLIKNGPSAFSLSGAQSYTGLTTINGGSLIIGAAESLAGAVQNNAGFGNAGTIAGLVTNAGTLSSTGTLAAGLTNTAGARANVRGSVNGVITNAGTVSLMCVTTGITTLSQSATGVTNLFGFNTAVDALSGGGTVTLGSAILTVGGTSSSSTFGGTITGSGGLTKVGTGTLTLSGANTYTGATRIEGGTLALGANNVIANGSAVQIAGGTLALGTFADTVASVDLSAGSITGGPGSALGVTGDYVQSGGTLATGATVNVGTSASGVIRLSGGTIAGTLNGARAGVGAGIVNGGSVLVTGGMALAGNLNVGTTGTGTLNITGGGIVGNAQGWIGESAGSVGTVNVAGAGSRWDNSSSLIVGFSGTGVLRISDGGIVTAAGGVAGLNAGSDGTLSVSGAGSRLVIQSISSPGLLSVGDAGNGRLELTDGGEILSVNSSIGRLAGGRGSALVSGAGSRWTTSATFFVGGFGEGTLDIVDGGQVASSSAVIGVPAGANGTARVSGIGSRWDASGSISLGNIGTGTLTISDRGAVSGASMTIASDARGTGTLIFGAAEGSAAVAAGTLTTPTIAMGPGAASIIFNHAAADFELAAAISGTGTLRQLAGVTTLSGASTFTGLTSVLGGTLRVTGSLASDVLIGGATLENTGTIGGLVTNNGTLVSTGTLGGGLVNAGGATARISGVLAGAVDNSGTIALTGATSGGAALTQSVTGTLDLAGNSLELGSLAGEGSVRLGSGTLTTGGDDSSTTFAGVISGSGGLVKTGSGIFTLSGVNTFTGLTTVSAGTLAIGAGAALAGGASNAATLTNAGTIAGAVSNTGSLTNTGTIGGLVTNGGTLVSTGTLGGGLVNAGGATAQIAGVVSGAVSNGGTITLTGTTTGIGAVTQLAGGVFDLAGFSTTIGSLAGEGSVRLGSGTLTTGGDDSSTTFAGVISGNGGLVKTGSGTFTLVGANSFTGLTTVSAGTLAIGASGALAGAVLNNATLANAGSIAGAVTNTAVFSNTGSVAGLVTSSGTLTNGGTLGGGLANLVGGNASNTGSIAGGVTNAGTLANSGTIGGLVTNNGTLASTGTLGGGLVNAGGATAQIAGVVTGTVSNGGTITLTGTTTGIGAVTQVAGGVFDLAGFSTTIGSLAGDGSVRLGSGTLTTGGDDSSTTFAGVISGSGGLVKTGSGIFTLSGVNTFTGLTTVSAGTLAIGAGAALAGGASNAATLTNAGTIAGAVGNTGSLSNTGTIGGLVTNGGTLVSTGTLGGGLVNAGGATAQISGVVSGAVSNGGTITLTGTTTGITGLVQVAGGRFDLAGFATTLGGLSGEGAVLLGSGDLTVDTGAGSTRFAGVISGSGGLTKRGAQTLALAGANTFTGLVTVSGGTLLVETGGSLASAVLNNADLANGGTIAGLVTNNGTFLTAGRVIGGLVNNGSVQLAGQIDGAVTNNGRITNIGGAMLLGRFTQAAGGSLNLSGFSSSLGSLAGGGTIALGSATLFVGGDNSSSTFAGVISGSGGLVKTGSGTFTLDGVNTYTGTNFVNAGTLVVGSGAAVVPVPAAAPAAAASGAASGDVVPAVAAAALRPALSAGASELSGGPALVTLGRDGAMTTSALATVDLSAPAIDVLTAPAAGAAVPASTTLSAAVIAGSVVNNAVLVNNGTILGQVSNAAGASARNQGVIAGTVFNDGSLVSTGTLGRGLVNNGTAQIAGVLNGDVVNAGRIDLTGATTGIAILEQAAGGSFNLAGFDTRVGAISGAGAIILGNARLTTGTDGIATLFGGVISGTGGLTKVGTGRLVLTGTNTYTGGTTISGGVLQLGNGGTTGAIAGPVVNNGALVINRSDAFTFANVISGTGIFVQDGTGTTTLTGANTYRGGTLVSRGRLVGNTVSLQGLIENNAALEFAQTSAGTFAGSLVGTGVFDKTGAGLLTLTGNSNGFTGGTFVRAGELRVTGGLAGSRVTVLSGATLSGSGTIGGLTANSGSIIAHGADGPGVLGVNGAVNLQAGSTLQLQIRANGLSDAIVSNGAASLGGTAAFTNLGGVYAFNSEIVLLQADGGRTGTFNAATGFAGFGILYRPELVYTATQARLRMAPNLLANIVGSTPLTANQRSVVNRIDGAVTAGYNPQPLFNVYALPTAQLPGAFDQLSGEIYATAAGVGMEQERLVREAVLGRVNTLAMAARGAPEAGQGAGAWAQLFGGWGDGDGDGNAARFEADRMGFATGIDFGNANENGSWRAGLFGLRIQSDVTIDARGSSAEVQQSGGGAYAAISTGGLTATVGGYLAEVDLRAFRSIALPGFAEDNVGTTEGRGRQAFAELSYTLTAGKSQFRPFVGGAIGSFRLDALTERGGAAALAMTRQRYSTGSVTAGVDAMVPVGKRLDVLGTLAGRAQLGDRDPRAQLALAAAPQQGFAIEGVQLDKFALAARLEARLKLEDNLEISAGYNGLIGSTITDHGARATVQVRF; from the coding sequence GTGAGTTGGGATATCCCTACTTCCTCTAACACGCTCCAGATCGGCAACGGGGGAACCACCGGCTCGCTGGGCACGGGCAACATCGTCAACAACGCTGCACTGGTGTTCAACCGCTCGAACGACGCGACGTTCGGCAACCTCATCTCCGGCTCGGGCAGCCTGACGAAGCGCGGGGGCGGCACGCTCACCCTCACCGGCAACCTCTCGCAAGGGTCGGTCCAGATCGATGGCGGGACCCTGGCCCTGTCGGGAACCAACACCTTCACCGGCGGCATCACGGTCGCCGGCGGCACGCTGCGTCTGGCGAGCAACGGCGCGGCGGGCGGCGCGACCGGGGTGATCCGCACCACGGGTTCGGTGATCGACTATGCCAACGGCGTGAACATGGCGACGCCGATCGTCCTCAACTCCAGCACCACGCAGCTCCAGGTTCTCTCGGGAAGCGCGACCCAATCGGGCGTGATCTCGGAAATCGGGGGGGCGCGGCCGCTGGAGAAGATCGGCGCGGGCAACCTGCGGCTGACAGCGGCCAACACCTACTCGGGCCTGACCACCGTGTCGGCGGGCACGTTGACGATCACGAATTCCGGCGCGCTCGGGACTGCGGCGGGCGGCACGACGGTCAACAGCGGCGCGACGCTGGAGTTCAACGGCGCGGGAGTGGGCATCGGGGACGCGCTGACCATCAGCGGTACCGGAAACGGCGGGATCGGTGCGCTGCGCTTCACCTACAGCGGCTCTCCCACGTTCGACACCGCGGTTTTCAATAACGTGGTTTCGCTGGCAGCAAACGCCACCATCACCTTTACCGATCGCACCTTCCTCAACAGCATCGGCGGTTTCCAGCTGGGCAGTTCCACGCTGACAGTCGTCAGCGAGGGAGCCGGTAATTCCACGATCCGCATGACCGGTGCGATCTCGGGCACCGGCGGAATAATCCAAGAGGGTAACGGCCTTCTCGAGCTGATCGGCAACAACACCTTCACCGGTCCGGTCACGGTCAACGGGGGCGACCTGCTCCTCGAGTTCGGGGCGGCCGTGGCGGACTCGGTGGCTATCAGCATGGCTGCTGGCACCCGCCTGTTTGTCGTCGGATCGGAAACGATCGGATCACTCTCCGGTGCGGGCGCGCTCCGATTGAGCTCGAACGGCACGCTCACGACCGGGGGCAACAACGCATCGACGACGCTGTCCGGAAATGTCAGCGGCAACGGCAGCATCACCAAGGTCGGGACCGGCACCTTCACGCTGACCGGCGCGAACAGCGCGGTGGGCACCACCACGATCAGCGGCGGCACGCTTCAGATCGGCAACGGGGGAACCACCGGCTCGCTGTGCACGGGCAACGTCGTCAATAACGCTGCGCTGGTGTTCAACCGCTCGAACGACCTGACGGTCGGCAACATCATCAGCGGCACAGGGACGCTGACGAAGCAGGGCGCGGGCGTTCTGACGCTGACCGGCGCCAACACCTACACCGGCACTACCACGATCAACGACGGCACCCTCGTCATCGGCACCGGCGGCAGGCTGGGCAGCGGCAATGTGGTGAACAACAGCCTGCTCACCTTCAACAGTGCAGACGCCATCACGGTCGCCAACACGATCAGCGGCACCGGCCGGGTGTTCCAGACCGGCAGCGGCACGCTGACGCTGACCGGCGACAACAGCTACGCCCTCGGAACGCTGCTGAGCGCGGGCAACCTCGTCGTCGGCAGCAACACCGCGCTGGGAACCGGGCTGCTCACCACGCTGGGCGGCACGCTGCAGCTCGGCATCGAAACCACCCCGGGTGTCAGTGCAGGGCCGATCACGCTGGGCAACCGGATCGAGCTGCTGGGCAACACCATTGTCGATCTGGTGGGCGACACGGCAGGGGTGAACGCCTTTACCGGACTATACGACAGTGCGGGCACCAGTGCCACGCTGAACGGGGTGATCTCCGGCACCGGCAGAATGACATTCGTGGGCGCAGGCACGCTCACCCTCAACGGCAACAACACCCTGAGCGGCGGTATGAGCTTTGGTCAGGCGCTGGTCCAGATCGGCCATGCCAACGCCTTCGGCACCGGTTCGGTCGTTCTGGAGAGCACCGCCGGGCTGCGCAACACCAGCGGCGGCGCGCTGACGATCGGCAACAACATCGCCGCCACCGGCATCGGCAACACCATCGGCGGCACGGCCGATCTTACCCTGCTCGGCAACCTTTCCGGCAATGGCGTGCTGAGCAAGGTGCAGGGCGGCACGCTGTCGATCAACGGCGACGTCAACGATTTCGTCGGCGGGCTGATCATCAACGGCGGCACGGTGCTGGTCAACGGCACGATGGGCAATGCGGGCGCGGCCGTGGTCGTCGGCAGCGGCGGGACGCTCGGAGGCACCGGCACCATCGCCGGCAGCGTGAATGTGAACAGCGGCGGCACGCTCGCCGCCGGGCAGAGCCCGGGCACCATCACCATCGGCACGCTGACGCTGAATGCGGGATCGAACACGATCTTCGAACTGGCGCAGGCGGGCGTTGCCGGAGGGCCGAACAACGATCTCATCCGCGTGACGGGCAATCTGGCGCTGAACGGCGGCAGCATCAGCATCGTGCGCGGCGTCGGTTTCGGTGCCGGGCAATATACCCTGTTCGAGTTCGGTTCCCAGAGCGGGCTGCTCGGCAATCTGACCCTCAACCCGCTCGGCGGCGGGTTCGCCGGAAGCCTCGCGCTCGGTGCCAACACGGTGCTGATGAATGTCGCAGGCGCTGCCGATCAGGTGCACTGGAACGGCTCGACCCTCGCCCCGACCGGCGCGATCGTCGGCGGCAGCGGGACGTGGGACCTCACGAGCAGCAATTTCAGCAATGCCACCGGCACGGTCAGCGGACCGTGGGCGGGCAATGGCGCGCTGGCGATTTTCGGCGGCGCCACCGGCGGCACCGTCACCATCGCAGCCGACACCGTGCTGTCCCCTTCGGGTCTTCGCTTCCAGACCAATGGCTACGTCATCGCCGGAGCCAGCGCGGGCTCGGGCCTGGCCCTTGCCGGGCCGACCGGGATCGAGACGACCGCCGGCAGCGGTGCGACGATCGCCGTCGGGATCTCGGGCGCGGGATCGCTGACCAAGACCGGTCCGGGGACCCTCACGCTGACGGGTGCCAACACCTATGCGGGCAACACCAGCGTCGTCGGCGGCACGCTGCAGATCGGCAATGGCGGGACGAGCGGAACGCTGGGCGGCGGGAATGTGCTGAACGACGGCGCGCTGGTGTTCAACCGTGCAAACGACATCACCGTTGCGAACGTCATCAGCGGCAGCGGCACGCTGACGAAGCTGGGCGCGGGCACGCTGACGCTGTCGGGCGCGAACACCTACACCGGATCGACCACGGTCGCGGCCGGTACCTTGCAGATCCTCGCGGGGGGATCGCTCGCATCGGGTGTGATCAACAGTGCCAACCTGACCAACGCCGGCACGATTTCGGGCTTCGTCGTCAACTCCGGCGTGCTGGGCTCTACCGGCGTGCTGGGCCGAGGCCTGGCCAACAATGCCACGGGCAGCGCCTTTGTGTCGGGCCAGCTGATCGGGACTGTCATCAACGCGGGCAGCATCACCCTGACCGGCACCACCACCGGCATCGCCGATGTCAGCCAGAATGGGGGAACCTTCAACCTCAACGGTTTTGACACGACGATCCAGAGCCTCGCAGGCTCAGGCGGAACGCTGGCGCTGGGGAGCGCGACGCTGACCATTACCGGCACCGGTTTTCCCAGCAACACCTTCGATGGCACAATCACCGGCACGGGAAGCCTCATAAAGAACGGCCCCTCGGCCTTCTCGCTTTCGGGCGCGCAGAGCTACACCGGCCTGACCACGATCAACGGCGGTTCCCTGATCATCGGTGCAGCAGAGTCGCTCGCCGGCGCGGTCCAGAACAACGCCGGCTTCGGCAATGCCGGCACCATCGCGGGTCTGGTCACCAACGCGGGCACGCTGAGCTCGACGGGAACGCTAGCCGCCGGACTGACCAATACGGCAGGTGCGAGGGCGAACGTGCGCGGGAGCGTCAACGGCGTCATCACCAATGCCGGCACGGTGTCGCTCATGTGTGTGACAACCGGCATCACCACGCTCTCGCAGAGTGCGACCGGCGTAACCAACCTGTTCGGCTTCAACACCGCTGTCGACGCCCTGAGCGGCGGCGGGACGGTGACGTTAGGCAGCGCGATCCTTACGGTTGGAGGCACAAGCAGTTCGAGCACCTTCGGCGGAACGATCACCGGCAGTGGTGGTCTGACCAAGGTCGGCACCGGCACGCTCACCCTGTCGGGCGCGAACACCTACACGGGCGCAACCCGCATCGAGGGCGGCACGCTGGCGCTTGGCGCGAACAATGTGATCGCCAATGGCTCGGCGGTGCAGATCGCCGGCGGCACGCTGGCGCTGGGCACCTTCGCCGACACCGTCGCGAGCGTCGACCTCTCCGCGGGCAGCATCACCGGCGGCCCCGGCAGCGCGCTCGGGGTTACGGGTGATTACGTGCAGTCGGGCGGCACGCTGGCGACCGGCGCGACCGTCAATGTCGGCACCAGCGCCAGCGGCGTGATCCGCCTGTCGGGCGGGACGATTGCGGGCACGCTCAATGGCGCCCGCGCCGGGGTCGGTGCGGGGATCGTCAACGGCGGCAGCGTGCTCGTGACCGGAGGCATGGCGCTCGCCGGCAATCTCAATGTCGGCACTACCGGCACCGGCACCCTGAACATCACCGGCGGCGGCATCGTCGGCAATGCGCAGGGCTGGATCGGAGAAAGCGCCGGCTCGGTCGGCACGGTGAATGTCGCAGGCGCAGGCAGCCGCTGGGACAACAGCAGCTCACTGATAGTCGGCTTCTCGGGCACCGGTGTCCTGAGGATTTCCGATGGCGGCATCGTCACGGCAGCTGGCGGCGTCGCAGGCCTGAACGCAGGATCGGATGGCACGCTATCGGTTTCGGGCGCCGGAAGCCGCCTGGTGATCCAGAGCATCTCCTCGCCGGGACTCCTCAGCGTCGGGGACGCCGGCAATGGCCGATTGGAGCTGACGGACGGCGGCGAGATCTTGTCCGTCAACAGCTCCATAGGCCGGCTCGCCGGCGGACGGGGCTCCGCACTGGTGAGCGGGGCGGGCAGCCGCTGGACAACCTCCGCAACCTTCTTTGTCGGCGGTTTCGGCGAAGGCACACTCGACATTGTCGACGGTGGCCAGGTGGCATCTTCCAGCGCCGTGATCGGCGTGCCCGCTGGGGCGAATGGCACGGCGCGGGTTTCCGGCATTGGAAGCCGATGGGACGCTTCGGGCTCGATTTCCCTCGGCAACATCGGCACCGGGACGCTGACGATCTCGGATCGCGGGGCGGTGTCCGGCGCAAGCATGACCATCGCCAGCGATGCGCGCGGCACCGGCACGCTGATCTTCGGCGCCGCCGAAGGCAGCGCGGCGGTCGCAGCGGGCACGCTGACCACGCCCACCATCGCGATGGGGCCGGGCGCGGCGAGCATCATCTTCAACCACGCCGCGGCCGATTTCGAACTCGCCGCCGCGATCTCCGGCACGGGGACGCTGCGCCAGCTGGCAGGCGTCACCACCCTGTCCGGCGCCAGCACCTTCACGGGGCTCACCAGCGTGCTGGGCGGAACCCTGCGGGTGACGGGTTCGCTCGCGTCCGACGTGCTGATCGGAGGTGCTACGCTGGAGAACACCGGCACCATCGGCGGCCTTGTGACCAACAACGGCACGCTGGTCTCGACCGGCACGCTGGGCGGCGGTCTGGTCAACGCGGGCGGGGCCACGGCGCGGATCAGCGGCGTGCTTGCGGGCGCAGTCGACAACAGCGGGACAATCGCGCTCACGGGCGCGACCTCGGGCGGTGCGGCGCTGACGCAGAGTGTCACCGGCACGCTCGACCTTGCGGGCAACAGCCTCGAACTGGGCAGCCTTGCGGGCGAGGGTTCGGTGCGGCTGGGCAGCGGGACGCTGACCACGGGCGGCGACGACAGCTCCACCACCTTCGCGGGGGTGATCTCGGGCAGCGGCGGGCTGGTCAAGACCGGCAGCGGCATCTTCACGCTGAGCGGGGTGAACACCTTCACCGGCCTCACCACGGTCAGCGCAGGGACGCTGGCCATCGGCGCGGGCGCAGCGCTGGCGGGCGGGGCGAGCAACGCTGCGACCCTGACCAATGCCGGGACCATCGCGGGAGCCGTGAGCAACACCGGCAGCCTGACCAACACCGGCACCATCGGCGGCCTTGTGACCAACGGCGGCACGCTGGTCTCGACCGGCACGCTCGGCGGCGGCCTCGTCAACGCGGGCGGGGCGACGGCGCAGATCGCCGGCGTCGTGAGCGGCGCGGTGAGCAATGGCGGCACCATCACCCTGACCGGCACGACCACCGGGATCGGGGCCGTGACACAACTGGCCGGAGGGGTGTTCGACCTTGCCGGCTTCAGCACCACCATCGGCAGCCTTGCGGGCGAAGGATCGGTGCGGCTGGGCAGCGGGACGCTGACCACGGGCGGCGACGACAGCTCCACCACCTTCGCGGGAGTGATCTCCGGCAACGGCGGACTGGTAAAGACCGGCAGCGGCACCTTCACGCTGGTCGGGGCGAACAGCTTCACCGGCCTCACCACGGTCAGCGCGGGGACGCTGGCCATCGGCGCGAGCGGGGCGCTGGCGGGCGCGGTCCTCAACAACGCGACCCTCGCCAACGCGGGCAGCATCGCGGGCGCGGTGACCAACACGGCGGTGTTCTCGAACACCGGCAGCGTGGCCGGGCTGGTGACCAGCAGCGGCACGCTGACCAACGGCGGCACGCTCGGCGGCGGGCTGGCCAACCTCGTGGGCGGCAACGCCAGCAACACCGGCAGCATCGCAGGCGGCGTGACCAATGCGGGCACCCTTGCCAACAGCGGCACCATCGGCGGGCTGGTGACCAACAACGGCACCCTCGCCTCGACCGGCACGCTCGGTGGCGGGCTCGTCAACGCGGGCGGGGCGACGGCGCAGATCGCCGGCGTCGTGACCGGCACAGTGAGCAATGGCGGCACCATCACCCTGACCGGCACGACCACCGGGATCGGGGCCGTGACCCAGGTGGCGGGCGGGGTGTTCGACCTTGCCGGCTTCAGCACCACCATCGGCAGCCTTGCGGGCGACGGTTCGGTGCGGCTGGGCAGCGGGACGCTCACCACGGGCGGCGACGACAGCTCCACCACCTTCGCGGGGGTGATCTCGGGCAGCGGCGGGCTGGTCAAGACCGGCAGCGGCATCTTCACGCTGAGCGGGGTGAACACCTTCACCGGCCTCACCACGGTCAGCGCGGGGACGCTGGCGATCGGCGCGGGCGCGGCGCTGGCGGGCGGGGCGAGCAACGCTGCGACCCTCACCAACGCCGGGACCATCGCGGGAGCCGTGGGCAACACCGGCAGCCTGAGCAACACCGGCACCATCGGCGGCCTCGTGACCAACGGCGGCACGCTGGTCTCGACCGGCACGCTCGGCGGCGGCCTCGTCAACGCGGGCGGGGCGACGGCGCAGATCAGCGGCGTCGTGAGCGGCGCGGTGAGCAACGGCGGCACCATCACCCTGACCGGCACGACCACCGGGATCACCGGGCTGGTGCAGGTTGCAGGTGGCCGCTTCGATCTGGCCGGCTTCGCCACGACTCTGGGCGGGCTGTCGGGCGAAGGTGCCGTTCTGCTCGGCAGCGGCGATCTGACCGTCGATACCGGTGCGGGCAGCACGCGCTTTGCCGGGGTGATCTCGGGCAGCGGTGGCTTGACCAAGCGCGGTGCGCAGACCCTTGCGCTCGCAGGCGCGAACACCTTCACCGGCCTCGTCACCGTCAGCGGAGGCACGCTGCTGGTGGAGACGGGCGGATCGCTGGCGAGCGCGGTGCTCAACAACGCCGATCTCGCGAATGGCGGGACGATTGCCGGGCTGGTGACCAACAACGGGACGTTCCTCACCGCAGGGCGGGTGATCGGCGGGCTGGTCAACAATGGCTCGGTCCAGCTCGCAGGCCAGATCGACGGGGCGGTGACCAACAATGGCCGGATCACCAATATCGGCGGTGCCATGCTGCTCGGCCGCTTCACCCAGGCTGCGGGCGGTAGTCTGAACCTGTCCGGGTTCAGCAGTTCCCTCGGCAGCCTCGCAGGGGGCGGCACGATTGCGCTCGGGTCGGCTACGCTGTTCGTCGGCGGCGACAACAGCTCCTCGACCTTCGCGGGGGTGATCTCGGGGAGCGGCGGGCTGGTCAAGACCGGCAGCGGCACCTTCACGCTCGACGGCGTGAACACCTATACCGGCACGAACTTCGTCAACGCGGGCACGCTGGTGGTCGGCAGCGGAGCGGCGGTTGTGCCGGTCCCGGCTGCGGCTCCGGCTGCCGCGGCGAGCGGAGCCGCCAGCGGGGATGTTGTCCCTGCGGTCGCGGCTGCTGCCTTGCGCCCGGCCCTGTCGGCCGGTGCGAGCGAGCTGTCCGGCGGGCCTGCCCTCGTCACGCTCGGCAGGGACGGCGCCATGACGACGAGCGCTCTGGCGACCGTCGATCTGTCCGCTCCGGCCATCGACGTGCTGACGGCTCCGGCCGCAGGCGCAGCCGTGCCCGCCAGCACCACCCTGTCGGCGGCAGTGATCGCCGGCAGCGTCGTCAACAACGCCGTTCTGGTCAACAACGGCACGATCCTCGGCCAGGTGAGCAACGCGGCGGGCGCATCGGCGCGCAACCAGGGCGTGATTGCCGGCACCGTCTTCAATGACGGCAGCCTTGTGTCCACGGGTACGCTGGGCAGAGGACTGGTCAACAACGGCACCGCGCAGATCGCCGGCGTGCTCAACGGCGATGTCGTCAACGCGGGCCGCATCGATCTGACCGGCGCGACCACCGGCATCGCCATCCTCGAGCAGGCCGCGGGCGGCAGCTTCAACCTCGCCGGGTTCGACACCCGCGTCGGCGCGATCAGCGGCGCGGGGGCGATCATCCTCGGCAATGCGAGGCTGACCACCGGGACCGACGGGATCGCAACGCTGTTCGGCGGGGTGATCAGCGGCACCGGCGGGCTGACCAAGGTCGGCACCGGACGGCTCGTCCTGACCGGGACCAACACCTACACCGGCGGAACGACCATCAGCGGCGGCGTGCTGCAACTGGGGAATGGCGGAACGACCGGTGCGATTGCCGGACCGGTCGTCAACAACGGGGCGCTGGTCATCAACCGGAGCGACGCCTTCACCTTCGCCAACGTGATCAGCGGCACGGGGATCTTCGTCCAGGACGGCACCGGCACCACCACGCTGACGGGTGCCAACACCTACCGCGGCGGCACGCTGGTCAGCCGGGGCCGGCTGGTCGGCAACACCGTCTCGCTCCAGGGCCTGATCGAGAACAACGCTGCCCTCGAATTCGCCCAGACCTCGGCCGGAACCTTCGCCGGTTCGCTGGTCGGGACCGGCGTGTTCGACAAGACAGGGGCGGGCCTGCTGACCCTCACCGGGAACAGCAACGGCTTCACCGGCGGCACCTTCGTGCGCGCGGGCGAGCTGCGCGTGACAGGCGGGCTTGCCGGCTCGCGCGTCACCGTGCTCTCGGGTGCGACCCTGTCGGGCAGCGGCACCATCGGCGGGCTCACCGCGAACAGCGGCAGCATCATCGCCCACGGCGCGGACGGGCCGGGCGTGCTCGGGGTGAACGGCGCGGTCAACCTGCAGGCGGGCAGCACCCTCCAGCTCCAGATCCGTGCGAACGGGCTGTCCGACGCGATCGTGAGCAACGGCGCGGCGAGCCTCGGCGGGACGGCGGCCTTCACCAATCTCGGCGGGGTCTATGCCTTCAACTCCGAGATCGTGCTGCTCCAGGCCGATGGCGGGCGCACCGGCACCTTCAACGCCGCCACCGGGTTTGCCGGCTTCGGGATCCTCTACCGTCCCGAACTGGTCTACACCGCCACCCAGGCGCGGCTCCGCATGGCGCCCAACCTGCTGGCGAACATCGTCGGCAGCACGCCGCTCACCGCCAACCAGCGTTCGGTCGTGAACCGCATCGATGGCGCGGTGACCGCGGGCTACAACCCGCAGCCGCTGTTCAACGTCTATGCCTTGCCGACGGCCCAACTGCCGGGCGCCTTCGACCAGCTTTCCGGCGAGATCTATGCGACCGCCGCCGGGGTGGGGATGGAGCAGGAGCGGCTCGTGCGCGAAGCGGTGCTGGGGCGCGTCAATACGCTTGCCATGGCCGCCCGCGGCGCGCCGGAAGCCGGGCAGGGCGCGGGCGCCTGGGCGCAGCTGTTCGGCGGCTGGGGCGACGGCGATGGCGACGGCAACGCCGCCCGCTTCGAAGCCGACCGGATGGGCTTTGCCACCGGCATCGACTTCGGCAATGCCAACGAGAACGGCAGCTGGCGCGCGGGCCTGTTCGGGCTGCGGATCCAGAGCGATGTCACCATCGACGCGCGCGGATCGAGCGCCGAGGTCCAGCAGTCGGGCGGCGGGGCCTACGCCGCGATCAGCACCGGCGGCCTGACCGCGACGGTCGGCGGCTATCTTGCCGAGGTCGATCTCAGGGCGTTCCGCAGCATCGCCCTGCCCGGATTTGCCGAGGACAATGTCGGGACCACCGAAGGCAGGGGCCGTCAGGCCTTCGCCGAGCTGTCCTACACGCTGACCGCCGGCAAGAGCCAGTTCCGTCCCTTCGTGGGCGGGGCGATCGGATCGTTCCGGCTGGATGCGCTGACCGAAAGGGGCGGAGCGGCCGCGCTGGCCATGACCCGGCAGCGTTATTCGACCGGCTCGGTCACGGCCGGGGTCGATGCGATGGTGCCGGTCGGCAAGCGGCTGGACGTGCTCGGCACGCTGGCGGGCCGTGCACAGCTGGGCGACCGCGATCCCCGGGCACAGCTCGCTCTCGCCGCGGCCCCGCAGCAGGGCTTCGCGATCGAGGGCGTGCAGCTCGACAAGTTCGCGCTTGCCGCGCGGCTCGAGGCGAGGCTGAAGCTCGAGGACAACCTCGAGATTTCGGCCGGCTACAACGGTCTGATCGGCAGCACCATCACCGACCACGGTGCACGCGCGACGGTGCAGGTCAGGTTCTGA